A genomic stretch from Clavelina lepadiformis chromosome 5, kaClaLepa1.1, whole genome shotgun sequence includes:
- the LOC143458561 gene encoding elongator complex protein 1-like: MKNLKLLFCEETELPTDVIWFTIDNETSKFFVAYSKQIIGYNSKDYKKCLHVNLSEAISYDKPIEIVGLQYMYGEEQLCIALRHGDVVLCNVVSGECECVGSVDCDLFSMSWSPFQDIVIFVTNRGSVVVMTHDFDPITELEVSAEGFGEGKFVNVGWGSKETQFQGSAGKYVSGKERKHEATDAIHDDNQVKIAWRGDGQYFAISSVEQGKRRFRVWNQECDLQYTSEDMAGLESPFTWKPSGSLIASTQRKAHRHDVVFFELNGLQHGEFTLPFDTEQVNVKKLEWNSDSSVLMMIGTDVKSKQTYLQLWTVSNYHWALKQNLIYDDKIAYTSWDPEETLLLHVITKPGKYYRYKWATCIYDSSISHSIADDVKSTDSSYIGVIDGTKVKLTPFYVMVVPPPMCAFQVHLNEFVNEVSFLQSATTTSEMCALTTGGNLFCFSSVPEKSDCDDKVQVMAAGGNGFSSQIKPYNFSLQYTIDKTSDRFDWRTIHNLLWTSTDQIVATAAITGSNRDCIVTFLLKKGTEEMSIEKVFEVDGHIVGTCVGVNNGNTPEVIVQLNNGNVLKYNISQCETTPLLDSNDTPILFNDIYHKMVYCSFTYGSSTTFGLLALSTQRRLLLNNKIISNECTSFAIHDEYIIFTTSTHKLICFSRNQDVASIENHFDRSSYTQSGCHITEIVRSVDRGASLVTVTPSEHKVILQHPRGNLEVIYPRALVISVVKKYLNSAKYLCAFQLMRKHRINMNLFYDHNPEKFYSDIPHFIEDLNSADYLNLFLSDLHNDDVTVTMYNQHYPAKHKLPTPLFSAKVHKVDKICNAVLAYLKNADKKFFLSVLTAHVRKDKRETQKALELVKVAQDDHSMEDNQIHDALKYLHVLVDGRVLYQEALATYDLDLALTVVQMSHNDPKEYVPFLNKLKGMEENFRKYTIDMYLKKYHRALINISKSSDHFSDCLGLIKTQNLYGEALKLFGQHTSQHREISLSYAEYLIAKHLYEEAGIILARSENHKKAIKCFTVSCNWQLAFASAIALQYPEKEYKELARTLANNLIDKRRFFDAAMILEQEVKDIEAAITILCKGHLWSSACRLIQIQKSELFLNSHLIPALLETASEVSSTLTASKEQFERHCMRIFKVREIKEERRQRNLLAGEGEGDLDSDIASDFGSTVTGSSLSSVNSRTSQRTAKSRRKQERKRFSLREGSRFEEQGLLQALGEIIKAFASMDDDVHSLIIHLSLFHMDQDAHSLQHLYKLTHDLYSQLITKIWIPPNQDVNEHGPHSTVNSIIANRIGNFNENLTHAELEIAIPPKLSSKPKCSMDLYFASTN; this comes from the exons ATGAAGAATTTGAAACTTCTGTTTTGTGAAGAAACTGAATTGCCCACTGATGTGATTTGGTTTACTATAGACAACGAAacgtcaaaattttttgtggcttactcaaaacaaattattgGTTACAATTCAAAGGATTACAAAAAATGCCTTCATGTCAATTTGAGTGAAGCAATTTCTTATGACAAGCCAATAGAGATAGTTGGACTGCAATATATGTATGGTGAAGAACAACTTTGCATTGCTCTTAGACACGGAGATGTTGTCCTGTGTAATGTCGTCAGTGGAGAATGTGAATGTGTGGGAAGCGTGGATTGTGATTTGTTTTCGATGTCATGGAGCCCATTTCAAGACATAGTTATTTTTGTCACAAATCGTGGCAGTGTTGTTGTGATGACCCATGATTTTGACCCGATCACTGAACTTGAGGTGTCAGCAGAGGGGTTTGGTGAaggaaaatttgtaaatgttggCTGGGGAAGCAAAGAAACTCAGTTTCAAGGATCTGCTGGGAAGTATGTCTCgggaaaagaaagaaaacatgAGGCAACAGATGCTATTCACGATGACAATCAAGTGAAGATTGCATGGAGAGGAGATGGACAGTACTTTGCTATCAGCAGTGTAGAACAAGGTAAACGGAGATTTAGAGTATGGAATCAGGAATGTGACTTACAATATACAAGTGAAGATATGGCCGGGCTTGAGAGCCCGTTTACTTGGAAACCGTCAGGTTCTCTGATTGCATCCACTCAACGGAAAGCTCATCGTCATGATGTTGTATTCTTTGAATTGAACGGTTTGCAACATGGTGAGTTTACTCTACCTTTTGATACTGAACAGGTGAATGTGAAGAAGCTGGAGTGGAATTCTGATTCCTCGGTTTTAATGATGATAGGTACAGATGTTAAATCAAAGCAGACTTATTTACAGCTTTGGACTGTTTCTAATTATCACTGGgcattgaaacaaaatttgataTATGATGACAAAATTGCTTACACTAGTTGGGATCCAGAAGAAACATTACTTCTTCATGTCATAACTAAACCAGGAAAATATTACCGTTACAAGTGGGCAACCTGCATCTACGATAGTAGTATATCCCACAGCATTGCTGATGATGTAAAAAGCACAGATTCATCATATATTGGTGTCATTGATGGGACAAAAGTCAAACTAACACCATTTTATGTCATGGTTGTTCCACCACCCATGTGTGCATTTCAAGTTCACTTAAATGAATTTGTAAACGAAGTTTCTTTTCTGCAATCTGCCACTACAACAAGTGAAATGTGTGCCCTAACAACTGGAggaaacttgttttgcttttcatCCGTTCCAGAAAAAAGCGATTGTGATGATAAAGTGCAAGTGATGGCTGCAGGAGGCAATGGATTTTCTTCTCAAATTAAGCCATACAATTTCAGTCTGCAGTATACCATTGATAAAACATCTGATCGATTTGATTGGCGTACCATACATAACCTTTTGTGGACAAGTACTGATCAGATAGTTGCTACTGCAGCTATTACTGGATCAAATCGAGACTGTATTGTTACTTTTCTGTTAAAGAAAggaactgaagaaatgtctATTGAAAAGGTTTTTGAAGTTGATGGACACATTGTTGGCACGTGCGTTGGTGTAAATAATGGCAATACTCCTGAAGTCATTGTCCAGCTTAATAATGGTAATGTGTTAAAATATAACATTTCCCAATGTGAAACAACCCCGTTATTGGATAGCAATGATACAccaattttgtttaatgacATATACCACAAAATGGTGTACTGTTCTTTCACTTACGGTTCTTCTACAACATTTGGGTTGCTTGCACTTTCTACTCAGAGACGACTtcttttaaataacaaaataattagCAACGAATGCACATCGTTTGCCATCCATGATGAGTATATTATATTCACAACATCTACTCACAAATTAATTTGCTTCAGTAGAAACCAGGATGTTGCTTCTATAGAAAATCATTTTGACAGATCTAGCTATACACAAAGCGGCTGCCATATCACTGAAATTGTCCGTTCTGTTGACAGAGGAGCTTCCCTTGTTACTGTAACACCAAGTGAACATAAAGTGATCTTGCAGCATCCGCGTGGAAACCTGGAGGTTATTTATCCTCGTGCACTTGTGATTTCAGTTGTTAAGAAATACTTGAACAGTGCCAAATATCTATGTGCATTCCAATTAATGAGAAAACACAGGATCAATATGAACCTCTTTTATGATCACAACCCTGAAAAATTTTACAGCGATATACCACACTTTATTGAGGACCTCAATTCTGCCGATTAtttaaatctatttttaaGTGATTTACACAATGATGATGTGACGGTTACTATGTATAACCAGCACTACCCTGCCAAACATAAACTGCCAACGCCTCTCTTTTCTGCCAAAGTACACAAGGTTGACAAAATCTGCAATGCTGTGCTAGCTTACCTAAAGAATGCAGATAAGAAATTTTTCCTTTCTGTTCTAACTGCCCATGTACGAAAAGACAAACGTGAAACTCAAAAAGCACTAGAGCTTGTTAAAGTTGCACAGGATGACCATAGCATGGAAGACAACCAAATTCATGATGCTCTCAAATACTTGCATGTTCTTGTAGATGGACGTGTGCTATATCAGGAGGCACTGGCCACATATGATCTTGATTTAGCCCTTACTGTTGTCCAGATGTCACACAATGATCCAAAAGAGTATGTACCGTTTCTCAATAAACTGAAAGGCATGGAGGAAAACTTTAGGAAATACACAATAGATatgtatttgaaaaaataccaTAGAGCACTAATAAACATCTCCAAATCCTCAGATCATTTTTCAGACTGCCTTGGAttgataaaaacacaaaatctttATGGAGAAGCATTGAAATTATTTGGTCAGCACACATCACAACATCGTGAAATAAGTTTATCGTACGCTGAATATTTAATCGCTAAACATCTCTATGAAGAAGCCGGAATAATTTTGGCGAGAAgtgaaaatcataaaaaagcTATAAAATGCTTTACAGTGTCATGCAATTGGCAGCTTGCATTTGCGTCTGCCATTGCGCTACAGTATCCAGAAAAAGAATACAAAGAACTGGCCAGAACACTTGCAAACAATCTTATTGACAAGCGGAGGTTTTTTGATGCTGCAATGATATTGGAACAGGAAGTAAAGGATATTGAAGCTGCCATCACAATTCTTTGCAAGGGCCATCTGTGGTCATCAGCTTGCCGTCTTATTCAAATACAGAAATCAGAGTTGTTTCTAAATAGCCATCTTATTCCAGCTTTGTTGGAGACAGCTTCTGAAGTATCATCCACTCTGACAGCGTCAAAGGAACAATTTGAGAGGCACTGCATGAGAATATTCAAAGTTAGAGAAATAAAAGAAGAACGGAGACAAAGG AATCTTCTGGCTGGGGAAGGTGAAGGTGATTTGGACTCTGATATTGCCTCAGATTTTGGCAGCACTGTTACTGGTTCAAGTCTAAGTAGCGTGAACAGTCGCACTTCACAGAGAACTGCAAAAAGCAGGCGAAAGCAAGAGCGCAAGCGTTTCTCTCTTCGGGAAGGGTCCAGGTTCGAAGAACAAGGTCTACTACAAGCATTGGGAGAAATTATTAAGGCATTTGCTTCCATGGATGATGATGTGCACTCATTAATTATCCACTTGTCACTTTTTCACATGGACCAAGATGCGCATTCTTTGCAGCATCTATATAAATTAACTCACGATTTGTATTCGCAGTTAATAACTAAAATTTGGATCCCTCCAAACCAAGATGTTAATGAACATGGTCCACATTCTACTGTTAACAGTATTATTGCAAATCGCATTGGGAACTTCAATGAAAACTTGACACATGCTGAGTTAGAAATAGCCATACCACCCAAGCTTAGTTCAAAACCTAAATGCTCCATGGACTTGTATTTTGCTTCTACTAATTAA